Genomic segment of Oncorhynchus keta strain PuntledgeMale-10-30-2019 chromosome 12, Oket_V2, whole genome shotgun sequence:
ctgaaaccccacctctttaaggaatacctaggataggataaagtaatccttctcaccccccccttaaaagatttagatgcactattgtaaagtggctgttccactggatgtcataaggtgaatgcaccaatttgtaagtcgctctggataagagcgtctgctaaatgacttaaatgtaaatgtaaatgtaaggaggctgaagaaatgtgtcttggTCCCTAAGACCCTTCCACACTTTTACAGatacaccattgagagcatcctgtcgggctgtatcaccacctggtatggcaaatgcaccaCCTGCatccgcagggctctccagagggtggtgcggtctgcccaaagCATTACCGTTGGCACACTGCCTTTCCTCTAGGAAACCTACGGctcccgatgtcacaggaaggccaaaaagatcattaaggaaatcaaccacctgagccaagGGCcgttcatcccgctatcatccagaaggcgaggtcagtacaggtcagggtactggggccgagagactgaaaaacagcttttatctcaaggccatcagactcttaaatagccatcactatccagcctccacccagtaccctgccctgaattgagtcactgtcactagccggctaccacctggttactcatccatgcaccttagaggctgctgccctatgtacatagacatggaatcactggtcactttaataatgtttacatactgtttaacTAATTGCacatgaatatactgtattctactgtagtaTAGTCAATGCCAAATCCGACATCGCTCGTCCTAATATTGATGTATTTCTTCATTTTATTATTTTACcttgatttgtgtgtattgttgtgacttgttagatactactgcattgttgtagctagaaacacaatcatttcgCTAGACCTGCAATAACATCAGCTTAATATGTGTacgtgactaatacaatttgatttgaagtaggtGTAGATATTGACATAGGCTACTTTGGGCCATTTGGTAGGGTTGTCTGCACAGCTGGTCTCAGGCAAGTTGAAAGGACATATAGGCAAGTGAACAAGAATCAACTTTTCTAAATACCTAGACCGTTCAAGCTTAGGCAAAGACTGGAAGTAGTTATGCGGCATATCTAAAACTAGCGAATTAGATCGAGATTAATTTATCTCGCTAGCCAGCAAGCTAACTGGAAAAAAGCTTAGGGTTAACAAACAGCGACGTAAGTATAATGTCACAGCTTTACTAGCTTTATGGCACATTCATAACTACTCGGAACTGGGAAGTCTCCGACTTCCTTTCTTTCaaaactgggaactcgggaatAAAACAAGCTCCAAATGGAAAAAaatcgttttgaacggtcatccaactcggaattcaaACTCAGGACTCTTTCTAAAGCTCCGACTTGAAGATCACTTACAGTACCAgccaaacgtttggacacacctactcaagcaagggtttttctttattttgactattttctacattgtagaataatagtgaagacatcaaaactatgacataacacatatggaatcaagtacAGTAGTAACAGAAAAGTAACTAAACAAATCAGAATATacttttatatttgagattattaaaagtagccaccctttgccttgacagctttgcacactcttggcattctctcaaccagcttcatgaggtagtcacctggaatgcatttcaaatttgagatttttggttccaaccgccatgtctttgtgagatgcagagaagGTGAACGGATCACCTCCACATCTTGaagggaactccttcaagactattggaaaagcattccaggtgaagctggttgagagaatgctaagagtgtgcaaagctgtcataagggtggctacttttaataatctcaaatataaaaatatattctgatttgtttaaTTACTTttctgttactacatgattccatatgtgttatttcatggtgttgatgtcgtcactattattctacaatctcgaaaatagtaaaaataaataaaaactcttgaatgagtaggtgtgtccaaattttttgactggtactgtacttgaTCTTGATCATGATCTTGATCTATTTTTCTgaattcccagttgttttgaacacagcATTACTGTCAGTGTTTGCAGGTCGGGTAAATATGTATCATGTAAATCATTTGTTGTTGTGAGAGCCAAGTATGTTAATAAAGACACGCGAGGCTGCTGAAAACGTTTGTTGAAACGACAGTGTCAGTAGTTGGTTTAGGATGACGCCAAAGATAGGCTAATTACATGGGAGTACCCTACCTAAAACACTGGCCAAAAGAACAATTTTAATAGGATATCTGTGTCTAGTTTGCTAAAGTTATTTGTGATCACTCAAATAAGCACCGTTTCATATATTGGCTATGCACTATATTATGCTATATATTATTTATTAGATGTGTCCGATTCATAGTGAATGAACACGGTCAACGTTTTCATTAAACAACGCGCTTCAAGTATTGCGCGCTTTTTGGATTAGTGGTTTTGCcgtacaacaacaacagaaatggCGTCTTCCCAGGATGTCCACGTCCGTATTTGTGGACAAGAAATAATCAAATATGATCTCGAAATTAAAGCTCTCATTCAGGTACATCCATCTTAACAACTTTtaacttattttatttattaggTTTACCTTGTGTCATTTCAATATGCGGTTGTGAGCCAAGATAGTGTACATTTGTCCAGCTGTCTAATCTAGCCTAGTTCATTttggctggctagctaactagctaattgCGGAGAGCAAGCGATGCAATATAGCTAGTTTCACGAATGTGTATTATATTGAATGGACAGTTCCATACATGTATATTCTCTTGATTAGGACATTAGAGAATGTCCGGGGCCACAAAGTGTGCTGATGGATTTCAACTCCAAAGTAAAAGAGAAATTAAATCAACTGCGACTGAGAATCCAGGTAGTTATGTAAATCAATGCTAATTTATTTTAGATCGCATTTATTGTGATTAGAGAGCTAGGAAAAACTCATCTGAACTATACATTACATTCACAGAATATGGAACAGATGGCTAAGgaacaagacagagagacagacaaacaagcCATcctgagtgagacagagagtcatCGCAGACAGAATCTGAGGTGAGAGATTGGGATCCAGATTCCTATTTAACATGCCATTGACCTCACACCTTTTGGAATTCCCTGACTGGACTGAATATTTTCATATTATTTCCATCTACAGTAACCAGACAGCTTGGAGGAAGGCAAACTTGGCATGTAAACTGTCCATTGACAACCTTGAGAAAGATCAACTTCTGAATGGTGGAGACTCTACTGTGAGACAGCGGTGAGTCGTGCTCTTCTCATCAGGCACAGCTGTTAGCTATTTTATTAATGCTCTATGTCCAGTTTCTTATTCCTACAATCATTATTCTTCACAGCCTGAAAAATCCTATTTTCAACACACCCTAATGTACAGGCTAAAAGATACCTCCTCTAACAGGGTAACAGGGACAGAAAGTTGAGATTGCATTGAATTTAGTTCTAGTGTGTCATCCcctctctgtgcgtgtgtgttctcAGGAAAGCAACTAAGGAGAGTCTGGTCCAGACGTctggtgacatcacagagagCCTGATGAGCATCAGTCGTATGATGGCCCAGTCGGTGTCTCAGAGTGAGGAGACCATCGGCACTCTGGGTAAGAGACTACTCATTCAGGAAGGGAGAACAGTCACAAAATGGGTGCCAGTGGTTAGTGCTTGAAGACAAATATAAGATACGATAACTTTGTCcattcacatttaaaaaaaagttagcaTACAAAATACACAATCAATACACTATAATACAAATAATGCAATACAAAAATGGCTGGAAAGTGAGAACACATTCACATAGCCTAGTCCCTTTGGCATACTGTCCTCAGTGTCCCTGGGTGGTTACAGACGTCGTCCATTAGGCTAGAACACTTTGCATTTCCAGCACCTATTCTAATTCATGCAAGCCACTCTCTTATTAAGCTATGATGAATTACTGTAAAACTTTAATTAAACGCTGAGTCTCAAATAGTCGccaattttatttggaatggcaagccagacaaaatgaaAAGGGCCAATTTATATCACAAATATGAATTTGtggggcagaaatgattaaagcATTCGACCTCTCACTAAAAGgtatcagtcatacaaaagtaaTATTTAAATCCGTATTGGTTCTCGAGGAAATTGGTaggaatgtctcaccccatgttcaagaattgcctttttccctttattcagattacaactgctCACTTTCGGTCGTTTGAAAACggaatcatctccaaaatatagttcttttttaaacaagccttaaAGGTTGGTTGCAATTTTAGTCTAATCCACCTGAAAAAAActgaacaaatattacaacaaatattgtgtTTAAACTCAAACATACTAACTGATAAAAATAACATATTTTTcgataaattaaataaatattttgttgtaaattatatcataaataggactggtggagttaggtcacatgcagctaacacagacatatggaaatgtctgctttacccaaaaagtaaggaacttgtctgtcggccctgcattaaagaccataaatgtttaatgaaaattgtgataaataaaaaccatataccaatttcatttaaggaccaaaacattgacagctgtgccatataaattgcaaaatagttgggaagagttTTTCGATGTACctattccatggcacatggtttatgaattgacacgcAAAACAACGGCAGattcaaaacttcacatttttcaatttaaatgattATACAACATTTTTAAAATTAATAGAATTTtatatcatttatttattttggtactgtccatatgtagctcgtttttggtcacaggtctaagaatggctgaagaattgcaacatttgcctagaactaatgctgcagatagcaatactgtGTGATTTTAaaagtcagtcagtcaataatattattattatttcaacaaaaaaatgagaagctatgagaatagaaaggtttaGTACTTCTGTGAAGCATCATAGCACAGTTGAAACATACAGTGGGTTAAAAAAGTattcagtcagccaccaattgtgcaagttctcccacttaaaaatatgagagaggcctgtaattttcatcataggtacacttcaactatgacagacaaaattagaaaaagaaaatccagaaaatcacattgtaggatttttaatgaatttatttgcaaattatggtggaaagtaagtatttggtcacctacaaacaagcaagatttctggctctcacagacctgttctttaagaggctcctctgtcctccactcgttgcctgtattaatggcacctgtttgaacttgttatcagtataaaagacacctgtccacaacctcaaacagtcacactccaaactccactgtggccaagaccaaagcgctgtcaaaggacaccagaaacaaaattgtagacctgcaccaggctgggaagactgaatctgcaataggtaagcagcttggtttgaagaaatcaactgtgggagcaattattaggaaatggaagacatacaaaaccactgataatctccctcgatctggggctccacgcaagatctcaccccgtggggtcaaaatgatcacaagaacggtgagcaaaaatcccagaaccacatggggggacctagtgaatgacctgcagagagctgggaccaaagtaacaaagcctaccatcagtaacacactacgccgccagggactcaaatcctgcagtgccagacgtgtcctccTGTTTAAGCCAGTATatatccaggcccgtctgaagtttgctagagagcatttggatgatccagaagaagattgggagaatgaaaccaaaatataactttttggtaaaaactcaactcgtcgtgtttggaggacaaagaatgctgagttgcatccaaagaacaccatacctaatgtgaagcatggggggtggaaacatcatgctttggggctgtttttctgcaaagggaccaggacgactgatccgtgtaaaggaaagaatgaataggGCCAtttatcgtgagattttgagtgaaaacctccttccatcagcaagggcattgaagatgaaacgtggctgggtctttcagcatgacaatgatcccaaacacaccgcccgggcaatgaaggagtggcttcgtaagaagcatttcaaggtcctggagtggcctagccagtctccagatctcaaccccatagaaaatctttggagggagttgaaagtccgtgttgcccagcaacagccccaaaacatcactgctctagaggagatcttcatggaggaatgggccaaaataccagcaacagtgtgtgaagacttacagaaaacagttgacctctgtcattgccaacaaagggtatataacaaagtattgagataatcttttgttattgaccaaatacttattttccaccataatttgcaaataaattcattaaaaatcccacaaagtgattttctggatttttttcatctttttaagtgggagaactttcacaattggtggctgactaaatacttttttgccccactgtatatggcaaatataaatccaaaatggatggtgttaagagatagatgggaggggttgaatggagctgaagggtgggactaataacaagataaccaatgtaaaacatacagggtcttcaaaatgtatataggttcagaaatgttgttaagtagcacagttacaaatagaaatcaaattggatggacatcagaaatagaggaaggactaaaaacaaacaaaatataactattgtaaaatgtGTGTAATCTGATGGTAGAAGCCcaagtgttattgtttattagtttactccaattgggggagggGTGGTTGGGTTTGCAAGGAATAATGAAGGTATATTCTAAAAaaagtatatgtatgtatgtatgaatatttgtgtatgtatgtacagttgaagtcagaagtttacatacacttaggttggagtcattaaaactagtttttcaaccactccacaaatttcttgttaacaaactatagttttggcaagtcggttaggacatctactttgtgcatgatacaatacatttttccaacaattgtttacagatagattaattcactgtatcagtgggtcagaagtttacatacactaagttgactgtgcctttaaaaagcttgggggtcatggctttagaagcttctgataggctaatttacataatttgagtcaattggaggtgtacttgaaggcctaccttcaaactcagtgcctctttgcttgacatcgtgggaaaataaaaaaaaacaggcaagaccccagaaaaaaatgtgtagacctccacaagtctggttcatcctttggagcaatttccaaacgcctgaaggtaccacggtcatctgtacaaacaatagtacgcaagtataaacaccatgggaccacacagccgtcataccgttcaggaaggagacgcgttctgtctcctagagatgaacgtactttggtgcgaaaagtgcaaatcagtcccaaaacaacagcaaatgacgttgtgaagatgctggaggaaacagctacaaaagtatctatatccacagtataacgagtcctatattgacataacctgaaaggccgctcggcaaggaagaagccactgctccaaaaccgccattaaaaaaaagccagactacggtttgcaactgcacatggggacaaagatcgtactttttggagaaatgtcctctggtgtgatgaaacaaaaatcgaactgtttggaggaaaaagggggaggcttgcaagccgaagatcagcatcccaaccgtgaagcatgggggtgacagcatcatgttgtggagggactggtgcacttcacaaaaagaGATGGCATGAAGGAGGAAAattgtggctatattgaagcaacatctcaaaacatcagtcaagaagttaaagcttggtcgcaaatgtgtcttccaaatggacaagaccccaagcatacttccaaagttgtggcaaaatggctttaaggacaacaaagtcaaggtattggagtggccatcataaagccctgacctcaatcctatagaacatttgtggacagaactgagaaagcgtgtgcgagcaaggaggccaacaaaccaggctcagttactccagctctgtcaggaggaatgggacaaaattcacccaatttattgtgggaagtaGAAAGGTTCAAAATTCATGTAGAACATCACAGCACaatttgaaaatatatggcacagGGAAACCAAACGAGGGTGGTCTATGTTGATGGGCGGAGACTGCCTAAGCGGTGGGATTAAAGAGTTTATGTATTATGTGATTGCTTTATATAAAAGTACCATGTATATAAAATGTATGTCGCAGAAAAGCTGTAAAAATAAAGATGTCCTCCGAAGAGGTGGATgaatgaataaaaaaataaataaacaccaCATTACTGCAGGAAATGTATTAATATGCTGGAATTAACTATGCAAATTAGCAAAAGCTGTGTCCGTTAAGGAAATAGACGCCTGGCCTGGCTCATAAGCGCCTGTTGTGTTCAGTGGTTTTAGCAAATAAACGCCTAAGCTATTTTTGAAATTTTACAGTAGTCATGTTTTGTAGAAATGCACATTCACTCATACAGTACTTGTCCTCTATATAGCTACATCTTCAAGAACAGTCCTGGAAACGGATGAAGAGTTCAAATCCATGACAGGAACCATACATTTGGGAAGGAAACTGATCTCGAAGTATAATCGACGAGAATTGACTGACAAACTACTAATCTTTCTAGCAGTAGCTTTGTTTTTAGCCACTGTCTTGTACATTTTGAAAAAAAGGCTGTTCCCATTCATTTAGAGGAAATTGTAAGCAATTGCCAGTTTTGTCCTTTTGATATTACTCCCCAAAACGAAATCTGTAATGTAACTGCAGTCATGCTGCATTTCTAACCTTTCAATGTCTTTCTTGCCCTACTACAGCCTTGTGCATGGccattttgcatcttcaaaacTGTCTGACATGCATTATCTAATACCACAGAGGAATGACCTTTAATGGTAAACTCACCGCAGATGTTGAGATGAGCGTGATGAAAGGACTGCTCTCAGAGTATCTTGAGCATGTGCGCTTCACGCTGCTACGAAATGGAagctacaggaccaaaacagagAAGTTTAGCCTTGCGGAAATTGATCCACTTTGTGTTTACTTCGTGCATGCAACATCTCGTTGAGTATCTTTACTGGCAGGAATGATTTTTTATTCCATTACCTTATTCTTACTGTATAGTATACCTCAAATATACACCCTGGTGTTAGTACATACGAGGAAATGACAATGGTTAttgtacatctgaaacagtataaTAAAGTTTGGACGTAATGTCTGCCAATGGTTTTTGGATAGAGAACATTACATATGGCTAAACGCACCAAAGGAGACTGCGTGTGTGTAATTTGAGAATACATTTTTGAATTATGACTCAATTGAAGCGGAGCGTGCGGGTTTTCCACTTTGACTCCTCGCTCAATTAAGTCTATTGTAAAGTTGTAATCGCTGGTGCTGTTAGTCACAACAAAATGTGGTCAattatttcactttttttttgAAGAGGTAGCTAAGGGTTGAGGCTTTACCATacatggtaaattagaccaattCATCCACTTATGGAAACATAGCAATCCTGCTCTGCCTGTCCCGTCCTTTCCACCCGTCTCGCTCTGCTTGCTCCACCTGGTTCTGGTAAGTTCTTTTCATTAGTGTAGGAAATTGAGTTTGAAGTTAACTATTGAATAAACAAACATTTCGTGTCTTGTATTGCTAGGTAGCGGAAAGATCTCTCGAATACGACTTCTAGTCTGTCCATTTTTGGATTCCTCcaatacatgttctacatattaCCAGTAGATGGCAGTAAGCAACCAATGTATTATGgccagatttgccagttcatTGTCTTAAGGAGCAGACCGTTTTTGCACCCGAAATTACATCCTTGCTACAGACAGTAAGATTGGGGAATGcattttcttggtaccatttgaaaacACTCAAGTTTGAGTAAATTTGAAAGGAACGTAGGTGGAATAACATTTTACCAAATCAATGTAAGACagttttgtaccatcatctttgaaatgcaagatgaaggccataatgtattattccagcccaggtggccactagatggcagtgtacGTGAAGTTTTAGGCAATGAACCATTGCGTTTGTTCATAATTTTGTAcgaagactgcccaaatgtgcccaatttgttcaaaactgtacataatagcatggtattctttcactgtaatagtgcagttagattaaattcttaagctttctgacaatatcagatatCTGTCCTTGGAAATTCTCGTTAGAACCTCATCTGTACCTCAGGGTATCCACCGATCCTGAAGACGTTCcagttgaagtggatttaaaatcaattgtatggaggtcaatgggAGTATGTCAAAATAAATCTCTATAATTCGCTATGTGAGGCTTACTGACTAAATTTTGCAATGTTTAAGTTGGCTAGAATGTCCCGCCTTTGTGGTAATATATTTACATTGTTAAGGCATTGAGTCCTGTCTCGTCATTATCGAAATATTTGGAAATGGCTTGTCTAATTTCACAATCCCATTAACGCTTTATTTTCACGCTGACATTTGAGCGGAGTCTGCCCTCCCTTCGCCTTCCTCTGGGATTACGATGTAATTGACACTACAATTTTTGCGCAGTCGTAAATGGACTTCGCCCACTTCAAATTGTACACAAGTTATTTAAAGCAACTAATCTCAATTAGACAATTTACACTCAAACTAGTAACATTTTATTCTGCTTATAACATTTCAATAAATGGTCAAAATAGCAACAAAGTATGTGAAAATGTTTAATGTCCAAAAGTACAGAACAAAAGAGATGTATAAAATGCTTTGCTTGCATCAAGGCCTAATGGTATGCATAGCCTAAGAAACTAGTAAAAATACATTGAATCAGAGTAAACAAACTTCATAAGAAGTCAGTTGTCTTTAAGTACAGACCTTCATTTTCCAATAAGTAAAAGTGAATAGTCATTCATTTGATTACAATTAGGTGAAAATACTGACACAGAAGGTGTCAGTACTATCATATAAACCAACCTGTACAAAATGCATGTAAAAATGTGTGAGATAGCGGAGTTGTATTCATACCAGTTCAATGTCCTCAATGTGTCCATTATGAAACATCTCTAGAGCTGGCATGGTGTGAGGTAGGTTCATTGGAGTACTAATGAAGTTAAAACAAGCATTTgatgtacagtagctagctatttgGATAAAAAGCTAGTAAAATGTTGAACCGTCAGTGGCAAAATGTTCTGATAAGACACTAGTCATCCTGTGACAAACACGTTGTAGTTGGAAAAATACATT
This window contains:
- the LOC118390850 gene encoding vesicle transport protein SEC20, which produces MASSQDVHVRICGQEIIKYDLEIKALIQDIRECPGPQSVLMDFNSKVKEKLNQLRLRIQNMEQMAKEQDRETDKQAILSETESHRRQNLSNQTAWRKANLACKLSIDNLEKDQLLNGGDSTVRQRKATKESLVQTSGDITESLMSISRMMAQSVSQSEETIGTLATSSRTVLETDEEFKSMTGTIHLGRKLISKYNRRELTDKLLIFLAVALFLATVLYILKKRLFPFI